The following are encoded in a window of Sminthopsis crassicaudata isolate SCR6 chromosome 3, ASM4859323v1, whole genome shotgun sequence genomic DNA:
- the ERICH4 gene encoding glutamate-rich protein 4, translated as MEAWGRLARAGLVPRELGPPPRALRDPSGPWSREGAVAGAQDLVGCVWEQLRSLRRMDVQLFNRLCALGLEIRALQEEAEADGDEEGDEEEDGPRASPPGRLVPDFEITI; from the exons ATGGAGGCCTGGGGGCGGCTGGCCAGGGCCGGGCTGGTCCCGCGGGAGCTGGGACCCCCTCCCCGCGCCCTGCGAGACCCCAGCGGGCCCTGGAGCCGTGAAGGGGCCGTAGCCGGGGCGCAGGACCTTGTGGGCTGCGTGTGGGAGCAGCtg CGGAGCCTGCGGAGGATGGACGTGCAGCTGTTCAATCGGCTGTGCGCCCTGGGCCTGGAGATCCGGGCCCTGCAGGAGGAGGCCGAGGCGGACGGGGACGAGGAGGGGGACGAGGAGGAAGACGGGCCGCGCGCCTCCCCGCCCGGCCGGCTCGTCCCAGACTTTGAAATCACCATCTGA
- the DMAC2 gene encoding distal membrane-arm assembly complex protein 2 isoform X2 — translation MAAPRALLRAGCPTRSGGGTLRSLSSRSNFGYRPNPIYDLNQSPGRARQRGLMASMASRFYDVEQLRDWIAHFWSWNLYRKNKVFSSALKYYSADVVVANFVLGQGGAVRFQDQEWILPQNMKRFFRNCPPLEKLSLEEVDASGCIINYYGLENLVLLSGLRSLRLCGCPYVDDWCLSHLYPLGSCLQELSLAGCPRVTERGLACLHHLGNLRRLDISNLPAVSNKGLTQILVEEMLPDCEVVGADYAEGLEPLSEGEREAEEEAAAGTTAGTIAGLLHP, via the exons atggcggcgccCAGGGCG cTTCTCAGAGCCGGCTGTCCCACACGGTCGGGAGGAGGGACCCTCAGGAGCCTGAGCAGCCGGAGTAACTTTGGTTACCGCCCCAACCCCATCTACGACCTGAATCAGAGTCCCGGCCGTGCCCGCCAGCGGGGGCTGATGGCCTCCATGGCTTCTCGATTCTACGACGTGGAACAGTTACGCGACTGGATTGCCCATTTCTGGAGCTGGAACCTGTATAGGAAAAACAA AGTGTTCAGCTCCGCCTTGAAATACTACAGCGCGGACGTGGTGGTGGCTAACTTTGTCCTGGGCCAAGGAGGAGCTGTCAG GTTCCAGGACCAGGAGTGGATCCTGCCCCAAAACATGAAAAGATTCTTTCGGAACTGTCCTCCCTTAGAGAAGCTGTCCCTGGAGGAGGTGGACGCCAGCGGCTGCATCATCAACTACTATGGGCTGGAGAACCTGG TGCTGCTGTCTGGACTGCGGTCTCTGAGGCTGTGTGGCTGCCCCTATGTGGATGACTGGTGTCTGAGCCACCTGTATCCCCTGGGCAGCTGCCTGCAGGAGCTCTCGCTGGCTGGCTGTCCCAGGGTCACCGAGCGAGGCCTGGCCTGCCTCCACCACCTCGG GAACCTCCGGCGACTGGACATCTCCAACCTCCCCGCCGTGTCCAATAAGGGCTTGACCCAGATCCTGGTGGAGGAGATGCTGCCCGATTGTGAGGTGGTTGGGGCGGACTATGCCGAGGGGCTGGAGCCGCTCTCTGAGGGCGAGAGGGAAGCAGAAGAGGAGGCGGCAGCGGGCACAACAGCGGGCACCATAGCGG GTCTGCTGCACCCCTGA
- the EXOSC5 gene encoding exosome complex component RRP46 isoform X4, with amino-acid sequence MEMETELGGSAGPDADPGSRSSGCSLRHFACEQNLLSRPDGSASFLQGVAEKSRERLIRNTCEAVVLGTLHPRTSITIALQIVSDAGSLLACCLNAACLALVDAGVPMRALFCGVTCALDPDGALILDPTAKQEKEARAILTFALDSTEQKLLMSTTKGLYSVAEFQQCLAAAQHASHHIFRFYRDSLQRRYSKS; translated from the exons ATGGAGATGGAGACTGAGCTGGGCGGCAGCGCGGGACCCGACGCGGATCCCGGCTCTCGAAGCTCCGGCTGCAGCCTCCGGCACTTTGCCTGCGAGCAGAATCTGCTCTCCCGGCCCGATGGCTCCGCCTCCTTCCTGCAGG GAGTAGCAGAAAAAAGCAGGGAGCGGCTGATCCGGAACACGTGCGAGGCTGTGGTTCTGGGGACCCTGCACCCCCGAACCTCCATCACCATCGCGCTGCAGATCGTCAGCGACGCCGGCTCT CTGCTGGCCTGCTGTTTGAATGCAGCCTGCCTGGCCCTGGTGGACGCTGGTGTGCCCATGCGGGCCTTGTTCTGTGGGGTCACCTGTGCCCTCGACCCAGATGGGGCCCTTATCCTCGACCCCACAGCCAAGCAAGAGAAG GAGGCCCGGGCCATCCTCACCTTCGCCCTGGACAGCACCGAGCAGAAGCTGCTGATGTCCACCACCAAAGGCCTGTACTCTGTGGCTGAG TTCCAGCAATGTCTTGCCGCGGCCCAGCACGCTTCCCATCACATCTTTCGCTTCTACAGAGACTCTCTGCAGCGACGCTACTCCAAGAGCTAG
- the B3GNT8 gene encoding UDP-GlcNAc:betaGal beta-1,3-N-acetylglucosaminyltransferase 8 yields the protein MRCSKCLLCLLAVLTLLALKVYIEWSSDPLRPRRHQEGPDKEVPAKPGALEPSLPANLSERLGQPGASAYWNRQQQLFQALPGPAGSAAGDCQAWGRAAAAEIPDFSSYPEAYRRFLLSAACRDYPRWASGAGVPGCPDSEAPYLLLAVKSAAGRFGERQAIRETWGRPERGVRLLFLLGSPQGEPGPNLGPLVEWESRRYRDLLLWDFLDVPFNSSLKDVLFLRWLGRHCPQVTFVLRAEDDSFVNVRALLGLLRGLPPASARGLYLGHVFERAVPVRTPKGPYYVPESFYDGPYPAYASGGGYVFAGQLAPWLLKAAERVLPFPIDDVYSGLCFQALGLAPQNHPGFLTNWPDRDKQGDPCVHQRLVLAQPRDPQTTIRLWKLMQNLQARC from the coding sequence ATGCGCTGCTCCAAGTGCCTGCTGTGCCTCTTGGCCGTCCTCACGCTGCTGGCCCTCAAGGTTTACATCGAGTGGAGCTCGGACCCCCTCCGGCCCAGGAGGCACCAGGAGGGGCCCGACAAGGAGGTCCCGGCCAAGCCTGGCGCCCTCGAGCCTTCCCTGCCTGCCAACCTCTCCGAGCGCCTGGGCCAGCCGGGAGCCTCCGCTTACTGGAACAGGCAACAGCAGCTCTTCCAGGCCCTGCCCGGGCCCGCCGGCTCTGCGGCAGGGGACTGCCAGGCTTGGGGGAGGGCGGCGGCCGCCGAGATCCCCGACTTCTCCTCCTACCCAGAGGCCTACCGGCGCTTTCTCCTCTCGGCCGCCTGCCGAGATTACCCCCGGTGGGCGTCAGGGGCGGGGGTCCCGGGCTGCCCGGATTCCGAGGCCCCCTACCTGCTGCTGGCCGTGAAGTCGGCTGCGGGCAGATTCGGGGAGCGCCAGGCCATCCGGGAGACCTGGGGCCGGCCCGAGCGCGGAGTCCGCCTGCTCTTCCTCCTGGGCTCCCCCCAGGGGGAGCCGGGCCCCAACCTGGGGCCCCTAGTGGAGTGGGAGAGCCGGCGCTACCGGGACCTCCtgctctgggacttcctggatgTGCCCTTCAACAGCAGCCTCAAGGATGTGCTGTTCCTGCGCTGGCTGGGCCGCCACTGCCCCCAGGTGACCTTCGTCCTCCGGGCGGAGGACGACAGCTTCGTCAACGTCCGAGCCCTGCTGGGGCTGCTCCGGGGGCTGCCCCCCGCCTCTGCCCGGGGTCTCTACCTGGGCCACGTCTTTGAGCGGGCCGTGCCCGTGCGGACCCCCAAGGGGCCCTACTATGTGCCCGAGTCCTTCTACGACGGCCCCTACCCGGCCTATGCCAGCGGGGGCGGCTACGTGTTCGCGGGGCAGCTGGCGCCCTGGCTGCTCAAGGCTGCCGAGAGGGTGCTCCCCTTCCCCATCGACGACGTCTACTCCGGCCTCTGCTTCCAGGCGCTGGGCCTGGCCCCCCAGAATCACCCCGGCTTCCTCACCAACTGGCCGGACAGAGACAAGCAGGGGGACCCCTGTGTCCACCAGCGCCTGGTGCTGGCTCAGCCCCGAGACCCCCAAACCACCATTCGCCTCTGGAAACTTATGCAAAACCTCCAGGCCCGTTGCTGA
- the BCKDHA gene encoding 2-oxoisovalerate dehydrogenase subunit alpha, mitochondrial: MAAAAARAWALRGGLALARRGPRGLAGSVARWQQEEFSSLDEKPQFPGASAEFVDKLDFIKPNVISGIPIYRVMDRQGQIINASEDPQLPQDVVLKLYKSMTLLNTMDRILYESQRQGRISFYMTNYGEEGTHVGSAAALDDTDLVFGQYREAGVLMYRGYPLQLFMSQCYGNSNDPSKGRQMPVHYGCKDRNFVTISSPLATQIPQAVGAAYAAKRANSNQAVICYFGEGAASEGDAHAGFNFAATLECPIIFFCRNNGYAISTPTSEQYRGDGIAARGPGYGIMSIRVDGNDVFAVYNATREARRRAVAENQPFLIEAMTYRIGHHSTSDDSSAYRSVDEVNYWDKQDHPISRLRQYMLSRGWWDEEQEKAWRKQSRKKVMEAFEEAERKPKPSPSLIFTDVYHEMPTRLQKQREALSRHLQTYGEHYPLDHFEQ, translated from the exons atggcggcggcggcggcacgAGCTTGGGCCCTGCGAGGGGGGCTGGCCTTAGCCCGGCGCGGACCTCGCGGATTGGCGGGATCC GTGGCCCGGTGGCAGCAGGAAGAGTTCTCGTCCCTGGATGAGAAGCCCCAGTTTCCCGGCGCTTCTGCCGAGTTCGTGGATAAGCTGGACTTCATTAAACCCAATGTCATTTCTGGCATCCCCATCTACCGCGTGATGGACCGCCAGGGCCAGATCATCAACGCCAGCGAGGACCCCCAG CTGCCTCAGGACGTGGTCCTAAAGCTGTACAAAAGCATGACCCTTCTCAACACCATGGATCGAATCCTCTACGAGTCCCAGAGGCAG GGCCGGATCTCCTTCTACATGACCAACTATGGGGAGGAAGGCACCCACGTGGGCAGCGCAGCCGCCCTGGATGACACAGACTTGGTGTTTGGGCAGTACCGGGAGGCAG GAGTGCTGATGTATCGGGGCTACCCGCTGCAGCTGTTCATGTCCCAGTGCTACGGCAACTCAAACGACCCCAGCAAGGGGCGACAGATGCCCGTCCACTACGGCTGCAAGGACAGGAACTTTGTCACCATCTCCTCCCCCCTGGCCACGCAGATCCCTCAGG CGGTCGGAGCAGCCTACGCAGCCAAGCGGGCCAACTCCAACCAGGCCGTGATCTGCTACTTTGGGGAAGGGGCAGCCAGCGAGGGCGACGCCCATGCCGGCTTCAACTTTGCTGCCACCTTGGAGTGCCCCATCATCTTCTTCTGCAGGAACAACGGCTATGCCATCTCCACACCCACCTCGGAGCAGTATCGGGGGGATGGCATCG CGGCCCGAGGTCCCGGCTACGGCATCATGTCCATCCGAGTGGACGGCAATGACGTGTTTGCGGTGTACAACGCCACCAGAGAGGCCCGGCGGCGGGCGGTGGCTGAGAACCAGCCCTTCCTCATCGAGGCCATGACCTACAG AATCGGGCATCATAGCACCAGTGATGATAGCTCAGCATACCGCTCGGTGGATGAGGTGAACTACTGGGACAAGCAAGACCACCCCATCTCGCGGCTGCGCCAATACATGCTGAGCCGGGGCTGGTGGGACGAGGAGCAAGAGAAAGCCTGGAGGAAGCAGTCCCGAAAGAAG GTGATGGAGGCCTTTGAGGAGGCTGAACGCAAGCCGAAGCCCTCGCCCTCCCTCATCTTCACGGACGTGTACCATGAGATGCCGACCCGGCTCCAGAAACAGCGGGAAGCCTTGAGCCGCCACCTGCAGACCTATGGCGAGCACTACCCACTGGACCACTTTGAGCAGTGA
- the DMAC2 gene encoding distal membrane-arm assembly complex protein 2 isoform X3 yields the protein MASMASRFYDVEQLRDWIAHFWSWNLYRKNKVFSSALKYYSADVVVANFVLGQGGAVRFQDQEWILPQNMKRFFRNCPPLEKLSLEEVDASGCIINYYGLENLVLLSGLRSLRLCGCPYVDDWCLSHLYPLGSCLQELSLAGCPRVTERGLACLHHLGNLRRLDISNLPAVSNKGLTQILVEEMLPDCEVVGADYAEGLEPLSEGEREAEEEAAAGTTAGTIAGKVASTRVGVERA from the exons ATGGCCTCCATGGCTTCTCGATTCTACGACGTGGAACAGTTACGCGACTGGATTGCCCATTTCTGGAGCTGGAACCTGTATAGGAAAAACAA AGTGTTCAGCTCCGCCTTGAAATACTACAGCGCGGACGTGGTGGTGGCTAACTTTGTCCTGGGCCAAGGAGGAGCTGTCAG GTTCCAGGACCAGGAGTGGATCCTGCCCCAAAACATGAAAAGATTCTTTCGGAACTGTCCTCCCTTAGAGAAGCTGTCCCTGGAGGAGGTGGACGCCAGCGGCTGCATCATCAACTACTATGGGCTGGAGAACCTGG TGCTGCTGTCTGGACTGCGGTCTCTGAGGCTGTGTGGCTGCCCCTATGTGGATGACTGGTGTCTGAGCCACCTGTATCCCCTGGGCAGCTGCCTGCAGGAGCTCTCGCTGGCTGGCTGTCCCAGGGTCACCGAGCGAGGCCTGGCCTGCCTCCACCACCTCGG GAACCTCCGGCGACTGGACATCTCCAACCTCCCCGCCGTGTCCAATAAGGGCTTGACCCAGATCCTGGTGGAGGAGATGCTGCCCGATTGTGAGGTGGTTGGGGCGGACTATGCCGAGGGGCTGGAGCCGCTCTCTGAGGGCGAGAGGGAAGCAGAAGAGGAGGCGGCAGCGGGCACAACAGCGGGCACCATAGCGGGTAAAGTAGCAAGCACAAGAGTGGGCGTGGAGCGGGCGTGA
- the EXOSC5 gene encoding exosome complex component RRP46 isoform X1 translates to MEMETELGGSAGPDADPGSRSSGCSLRHFACEQNLLSRPDGSASFLQGFLLPRPSAGDTSVLVGVYGPAEVKVSKEIFNKATLEVILKPKIGLPGVAEKSRERLIRNTCEAVVLGTLHPRTSITIALQIVSDAGSLLACCLNAACLALVDAGVPMRALFCGVTCALDPDGALILDPTAKQEKEARAILTFALDSTEQKLLMSTTKGLYSVAEFQQCLAAAQHASHHIFRFYRDSLQRRYSKS, encoded by the exons ATGGAGATGGAGACTGAGCTGGGCGGCAGCGCGGGACCCGACGCGGATCCCGGCTCTCGAAGCTCCGGCTGCAGCCTCCGGCACTTTGCCTGCGAGCAGAATCTGCTCTCCCGGCCCGATGGCTCCGCCTCCTTCCTGCAGG GCTTCCTCCTCCCCCGCCCCTCTGCAGGGGACACATCTGTCCTAGTTGGGGTCTACGGGCCAGCCGAGGTCAAAGTCAGCAAGGAGATCTTCAACAAGGCCACCCTGGAGGTGATTCTGAAGCCCAAGATAGGCCTGCCTG GAGTAGCAGAAAAAAGCAGGGAGCGGCTGATCCGGAACACGTGCGAGGCTGTGGTTCTGGGGACCCTGCACCCCCGAACCTCCATCACCATCGCGCTGCAGATCGTCAGCGACGCCGGCTCT CTGCTGGCCTGCTGTTTGAATGCAGCCTGCCTGGCCCTGGTGGACGCTGGTGTGCCCATGCGGGCCTTGTTCTGTGGGGTCACCTGTGCCCTCGACCCAGATGGGGCCCTTATCCTCGACCCCACAGCCAAGCAAGAGAAG GAGGCCCGGGCCATCCTCACCTTCGCCCTGGACAGCACCGAGCAGAAGCTGCTGATGTCCACCACCAAAGGCCTGTACTCTGTGGCTGAG TTCCAGCAATGTCTTGCCGCGGCCCAGCACGCTTCCCATCACATCTTTCGCTTCTACAGAGACTCTCTGCAGCGACGCTACTCCAAGAGCTAG
- the EXOSC5 gene encoding exosome complex component RRP46 isoform X3: MEMETELGGSAGPDADPGSRSSGCSLRHFACEQNLLSRPDGSASFLQGFLLPRPSAGDTSVLVGVYGPAEVKVSKEIFNKATLEVILKPKIGLPVAGMVVMATASTARSHLICSSQQPGELVALLPILQMRKLRQRGFGDSPSQEVPLPSSGPEAVRGRPLRQRRCGAGLESGRLRPQPPPGWGSLGTAVCLYPLKKNVKLTQ; encoded by the exons ATGGAGATGGAGACTGAGCTGGGCGGCAGCGCGGGACCCGACGCGGATCCCGGCTCTCGAAGCTCCGGCTGCAGCCTCCGGCACTTTGCCTGCGAGCAGAATCTGCTCTCCCGGCCCGATGGCTCCGCCTCCTTCCTGCAGG GCTTCCTCCTCCCCCGCCCCTCTGCAGGGGACACATCTGTCCTAGTTGGGGTCTACGGGCCAGCCGAGGTCAAAGTCAGCAAGGAGATCTTCAACAAGGCCACCCTGGAGGTGATTCTGAAGCCCAAGATAGGCCTGCCTG TTGCAGGAATGGTGGTGATGGCGACGGCATCGACAGCACGTTctcatctcatttgttcctctcAACAACCCGGGGAGCTGGTTGCTCTgctccccattttgcagatgaggaaactgaggcagagaggtttCGGGGACTCCCCCAGCCAGGAAGTGCCCCTTCCCAGCTCTGGGCCCGAGGCAGTCAGGGGGCGCCCTCTCCGACAGCGGCGGTGTGGGGCCGGCCTGGAGTCCGGGAGGCTCCGGCCTCAGCCACCTCCTGGCTGGGGGAGCCTCGGAACCGCTGTTTGCCTCTATCCACTGAAGAAAAACGTCAAGTTAACCCAGTAA
- the DMAC2 gene encoding distal membrane-arm assembly complex protein 2 isoform X1: MAAPRALLRAGCPTRSGGGTLRSLSSRSNFGYRPNPIYDLNQSPGRARQRGLMASMASRFYDVEQLRDWIAHFWSWNLYRKNKVFSSALKYYSADVVVANFVLGQGGAVRFQDQEWILPQNMKRFFRNCPPLEKLSLEEVDASGCIINYYGLENLVLLSGLRSLRLCGCPYVDDWCLSHLYPLGSCLQELSLAGCPRVTERGLACLHHLGNLRRLDISNLPAVSNKGLTQILVEEMLPDCEVVGADYAEGLEPLSEGEREAEEEAAAGTTAGTIAGKVASTRVGVERA, translated from the exons atggcggcgccCAGGGCG cTTCTCAGAGCCGGCTGTCCCACACGGTCGGGAGGAGGGACCCTCAGGAGCCTGAGCAGCCGGAGTAACTTTGGTTACCGCCCCAACCCCATCTACGACCTGAATCAGAGTCCCGGCCGTGCCCGCCAGCGGGGGCTGATGGCCTCCATGGCTTCTCGATTCTACGACGTGGAACAGTTACGCGACTGGATTGCCCATTTCTGGAGCTGGAACCTGTATAGGAAAAACAA AGTGTTCAGCTCCGCCTTGAAATACTACAGCGCGGACGTGGTGGTGGCTAACTTTGTCCTGGGCCAAGGAGGAGCTGTCAG GTTCCAGGACCAGGAGTGGATCCTGCCCCAAAACATGAAAAGATTCTTTCGGAACTGTCCTCCCTTAGAGAAGCTGTCCCTGGAGGAGGTGGACGCCAGCGGCTGCATCATCAACTACTATGGGCTGGAGAACCTGG TGCTGCTGTCTGGACTGCGGTCTCTGAGGCTGTGTGGCTGCCCCTATGTGGATGACTGGTGTCTGAGCCACCTGTATCCCCTGGGCAGCTGCCTGCAGGAGCTCTCGCTGGCTGGCTGTCCCAGGGTCACCGAGCGAGGCCTGGCCTGCCTCCACCACCTCGG GAACCTCCGGCGACTGGACATCTCCAACCTCCCCGCCGTGTCCAATAAGGGCTTGACCCAGATCCTGGTGGAGGAGATGCTGCCCGATTGTGAGGTGGTTGGGGCGGACTATGCCGAGGGGCTGGAGCCGCTCTCTGAGGGCGAGAGGGAAGCAGAAGAGGAGGCGGCAGCGGGCACAACAGCGGGCACCATAGCGGGTAAAGTAGCAAGCACAAGAGTGGGCGTGGAGCGGGCGTGA
- the EXOSC5 gene encoding exosome complex component RRP46 isoform X2: protein MEMETELGGSAGPDADPGSRSSGCSLRHFACEQNLLSRPDGSASFLQGDTSVLVGVYGPAEVKVSKEIFNKATLEVILKPKIGLPGVAEKSRERLIRNTCEAVVLGTLHPRTSITIALQIVSDAGSLLACCLNAACLALVDAGVPMRALFCGVTCALDPDGALILDPTAKQEKEARAILTFALDSTEQKLLMSTTKGLYSVAEFQQCLAAAQHASHHIFRFYRDSLQRRYSKS, encoded by the exons ATGGAGATGGAGACTGAGCTGGGCGGCAGCGCGGGACCCGACGCGGATCCCGGCTCTCGAAGCTCCGGCTGCAGCCTCCGGCACTTTGCCTGCGAGCAGAATCTGCTCTCCCGGCCCGATGGCTCCGCCTCCTTCCTGCAGG GGGACACATCTGTCCTAGTTGGGGTCTACGGGCCAGCCGAGGTCAAAGTCAGCAAGGAGATCTTCAACAAGGCCACCCTGGAGGTGATTCTGAAGCCCAAGATAGGCCTGCCTG GAGTAGCAGAAAAAAGCAGGGAGCGGCTGATCCGGAACACGTGCGAGGCTGTGGTTCTGGGGACCCTGCACCCCCGAACCTCCATCACCATCGCGCTGCAGATCGTCAGCGACGCCGGCTCT CTGCTGGCCTGCTGTTTGAATGCAGCCTGCCTGGCCCTGGTGGACGCTGGTGTGCCCATGCGGGCCTTGTTCTGTGGGGTCACCTGTGCCCTCGACCCAGATGGGGCCCTTATCCTCGACCCCACAGCCAAGCAAGAGAAG GAGGCCCGGGCCATCCTCACCTTCGCCCTGGACAGCACCGAGCAGAAGCTGCTGATGTCCACCACCAAAGGCCTGTACTCTGTGGCTGAG TTCCAGCAATGTCTTGCCGCGGCCCAGCACGCTTCCCATCACATCTTTCGCTTCTACAGAGACTCTCTGCAGCGACGCTACTCCAAGAGCTAG